The following are encoded together in the Glycine max cultivar Williams 82 chromosome 8, Glycine_max_v4.0, whole genome shotgun sequence genome:
- the LOC100804438 gene encoding uncharacterized protein: MAQGMASNRNRNPCAQEARKVMVVADPTRESAGALQYALAHAVIEQDELILLHVENPSSWRNTISTFLKMPSLGSSTTASLDLGGGGGGGAAAAPDGEGLDFLEEMKHACSVSQPKMKVRVVKVEMDGRDKASIVLSQSKTHGVDVVVIGQKRNITSAILGYKRPASGSMKGVKAIDTAEYLIQNSSCTCVSVQRKGQNGGFVLNSKTHRNFWLLA; this comes from the exons ATGGCGCAAGGCATGGCGAGTAACCGAAACCGGAACCCTTGCGCGCAAGAAGCGCGCAAGGTGATGGTGGTGGCGGACCCGACGCGGGAATCGGCGGGCGCGTTGCAGTACGCGCTTGCGCATGCGGTGATCGAACAGGACGAGCTGATTCTGCTGCACGTTGAGAACCCTAGCTCGTGGCGAAACACCATATCGACGTTCCTGAAGATGCCTTCGTTGGGAAGCAGCACCACTGCGTCGCTGGACCTCGGAGGAGGTGGAGGAGGGGGAGCAGCCGCGGCGCCGGACGGAGAAGGGTTGGATTTTCTGGAGGAGATGAAGCATGCATGTAGCGTTTCTCAGCCGAAAATGAAGGTGCGTGTGGTGAAGGTGGAGATGGATGGAAGAGACAAGGCTAGCATTGTTCTCTCGCAGAGCAAAACGCATGGGGTTGACGTCGTAGTTATAGGCCAGAAGCGCAATATTACTTCGGCCATATTAGG ATACAAGCGACCTGCAAGTGGATCTATGAAAGGGGTGAAAGCGATAGACACTGCTGAGTATTTGATTCAAAACAGCTCGTGCACCTGTGTTAGTGTACAGAGAAAAGGCCAAAATGGAGGCTTTGTTCTCAACTCCAAAACCCACAGAAATTTCTGGCTCTTAGCCTAA